Proteins encoded by one window of Bubalus bubalis isolate 160015118507 breed Murrah chromosome 4, NDDB_SH_1, whole genome shotgun sequence:
- the BCL2L13 gene encoding bcl-2-like protein 13 isoform X10, whose translation MASSTTVPLGFHYETKYVVLSYLGLLSQEKLQEQPASSPQGVQQDAVSQSLDQEVLLKVKTEIEEELKSLDKEISEAFASTGFDRHTSPVFSPANPDSSVEDCLAHLGEKAAQELRAPLLGALQTLLSRFWCL comes from the exons ATGGCGTCCTCAACTACCGTGCCTCTAGGATTTCACTATGAAACGAAGTACGTGGTTCTCAGCTACTTGGGACTCCTCTCTCAGGAGAAGCTGCAGGAGCAGCCTGCTTCCTCACCCCAAG GGGTTCAGCAAGATGCAGTTTCACAATCTCTGGATCAAGAAgttttattaaaagttaaaactGAAATTGAGGAAGAGCTCAAATCCCTGGACAAAGAAATTTCTGAAG CCTTCGCCAGCACAGGCTTCGACCGCCACACCTCGCCCGTGTTCAGCCCCGCGAACCCGGACAGCTCCGTGGAGGACTGCCTGGCCCACCTCGGGGAGAAGGCGGCGCAGGAGCTGCGGGCGCCTCTGCTCGGGGCCTTGCAGACGCTGCTCAGCCG ATTTTGGTGCCTCTGA
- the BCL2L13 gene encoding bcl-2-like protein 13 isoform X7, which yields MASSTTVPLGFHYETKYVVLSYLGLLSQEKLQEQPASSPQGVQQDAVSQSLDQEVLLKVKTEIEEELKSLDKEISEAFASTGFDRHTSPVFSPANPDSSVEDCLAHLGEKAAQELRAPLLGALQTLLSRPVTYQAYRECTLETTVHASGWNKVIKGQGQRAPSAKDAHLKVCSHRVTPALFLGCHCRQFLRFWCL from the exons ATGGCGTCCTCAACTACCGTGCCTCTAGGATTTCACTATGAAACGAAGTACGTGGTTCTCAGCTACTTGGGACTCCTCTCTCAGGAGAAGCTGCAGGAGCAGCCTGCTTCCTCACCCCAAG GGGTTCAGCAAGATGCAGTTTCACAATCTCTGGATCAAGAAgttttattaaaagttaaaactGAAATTGAGGAAGAGCTCAAATCCCTGGACAAAGAAATTTCTGAAG CCTTCGCCAGCACAGGCTTCGACCGCCACACCTCGCCCGTGTTCAGCCCCGCGAACCCGGACAGCTCCGTGGAGGACTGCCTGGCCCACCTCGGGGAGAAGGCGGCGCAGGAGCTGCGGGCGCCTCTGCTCGGGGCCTTGCAGACGCTGCTCAGCCG GCCAGTGACATATCAGGCATATCGGGAATGTACACTGGAGACCACAGTTCATGCCAGCGGCTGGAATAAG GTAATAAAAGGACAAGGACAGCGTGCACCAAGTGCAAAAGACGCACACTTGAAAGTGTGTTCGCACCGTGTCACCCCTGCGCTCTTCCTAGGCTGCCACTGTCGCCAGTTTCTTAG ATTTTGGTGCCTCTGA
- the BCL2L13 gene encoding bcl-2-like protein 13 isoform X6, which translates to MASSTTVPLGFHYETKYVVLSYLGLLSQEKLQEQPASSPQGVQQDAVSQSLDQEVLLKVKTEIEEELKSLDKEISEAFASTGFDRHTSPVFSPANPDSSVEDCLAHLGEKAAQELRAPLLGALQTLLSRPVTYQAYRECTLETTVHASGWNKILVPLILLRQMLLELTKRGQEPLGALLQFGVTFLEDHAAEYIIQQGGWELSCRGRVL; encoded by the exons ATGGCGTCCTCAACTACCGTGCCTCTAGGATTTCACTATGAAACGAAGTACGTGGTTCTCAGCTACTTGGGACTCCTCTCTCAGGAGAAGCTGCAGGAGCAGCCTGCTTCCTCACCCCAAG GGGTTCAGCAAGATGCAGTTTCACAATCTCTGGATCAAGAAgttttattaaaagttaaaactGAAATTGAGGAAGAGCTCAAATCCCTGGACAAAGAAATTTCTGAAG CCTTCGCCAGCACAGGCTTCGACCGCCACACCTCGCCCGTGTTCAGCCCCGCGAACCCGGACAGCTCCGTGGAGGACTGCCTGGCCCACCTCGGGGAGAAGGCGGCGCAGGAGCTGCGGGCGCCTCTGCTCGGGGCCTTGCAGACGCTGCTCAGCCG GCCAGTGACATATCAGGCATATCGGGAATGTACACTGGAGACCACAGTTCATGCCAGCGGCTGGAATAAG ATTTTGGTGCCTCTGATTTTGCTACGACAAATGCTTCTGGAGCTGACGAAACGCGGCCAGGAGCCGCTGGGCGCGCTGCTGCAGTTCGGAGTGACGTTCCTGGAGGACCACGCGGCTGAGTACATCATCCAGCAGGGTGGCTGG
- the BCL2L13 gene encoding bcl-2-like protein 13 isoform X9 — MASSTTVPLGFHYETKYVVLSYLGLLSQEKLQEQPASSPQGVQQDAVSQSLDQEVLLKVKTEIEEELKSLDKEISEAFASTGFDRHTSPVFSPANPDSSVEDCLAHLGEKAAQELRAPLLGALQTLLSRCFPWL; from the exons ATGGCGTCCTCAACTACCGTGCCTCTAGGATTTCACTATGAAACGAAGTACGTGGTTCTCAGCTACTTGGGACTCCTCTCTCAGGAGAAGCTGCAGGAGCAGCCTGCTTCCTCACCCCAAG GGGTTCAGCAAGATGCAGTTTCACAATCTCTGGATCAAGAAgttttattaaaagttaaaactGAAATTGAGGAAGAGCTCAAATCCCTGGACAAAGAAATTTCTGAAG CCTTCGCCAGCACAGGCTTCGACCGCCACACCTCGCCCGTGTTCAGCCCCGCGAACCCGGACAGCTCCGTGGAGGACTGCCTGGCCCACCTCGGGGAGAAGGCGGCGCAGGAGCTGCGGGCGCCTCTGCTCGGGGCCTTGCAGACGCTGCTCAGCCG ATGCTTTCCCTGGTTGTAA
- the BCL2L13 gene encoding bcl-2-like protein 13 isoform X8 → MASSTTVPLGFHYETKYVVLSYLGLLSQEKLQEQPASSPQGVQQDAVSQSLDQEVLLKVKTEIEEELKSLDKEISEAFASTGFDRHTSPVFSPANPDSSVEDCLAHLGEKAAQELRAPLLGALQTLLSRCQPEARSSS, encoded by the exons ATGGCGTCCTCAACTACCGTGCCTCTAGGATTTCACTATGAAACGAAGTACGTGGTTCTCAGCTACTTGGGACTCCTCTCTCAGGAGAAGCTGCAGGAGCAGCCTGCTTCCTCACCCCAAG GGGTTCAGCAAGATGCAGTTTCACAATCTCTGGATCAAGAAgttttattaaaagttaaaactGAAATTGAGGAAGAGCTCAAATCCCTGGACAAAGAAATTTCTGAAG CCTTCGCCAGCACAGGCTTCGACCGCCACACCTCGCCCGTGTTCAGCCCCGCGAACCCGGACAGCTCCGTGGAGGACTGCCTGGCCCACCTCGGGGAGAAGGCGGCGCAGGAGCTGCGGGCGCCTCTGCTCGGGGCCTTGCAGACGCTGCTCAGCCG CTGTCAGCCAGAAGCAAGAAGCTCATCGTGA